Proteins from one Flavobacterium sp. N2038 genomic window:
- a CDS encoding MFS transporter: MSSENVQTKWGQFISLIIVFFFWGFVGSANDILIPVFKKVFTLSQVQSQLVAWAFYAAYFVGSIIFFLISLKSDVLQKFGYKKTLSAGLLLSSLGSFLFVPAATMQSFPFFLTALFTVGLGFSIQQIVANPLAIKMGSPNTGAHRLTLAGGVNSFGTTIGAILLGIALFGMGDNKKTNLSLEDIKLPFIILGLAFIVVAVFMYFSKIEDPAKADEEEAKIEHKHAKFSILDYPQLYLGMLGIFIYVGTEVTIISNLPALLHTNEFGNVLEDAIAPFIALYWGSLMIGRWNGGVNVFNTSNLVNTALKFIVPAVAFGVIIGANIFAAHDVSSFYIYPIWILLFIAVSFVGGKNAGKTLMLFGISGLLMMVAGLVYPNPEIAKFFFISGGLFLSIMWPSIFDLAIAGLGKNTGKASSFLIMMILGGGVIPLIQGSICDIDSTSPGGIFGISWTHFSYIVPLLGFAYLGFYGFYCPKILKRQGISHVESEGGGH; this comes from the coding sequence ATGAGTTCAGAAAATGTACAAACCAAATGGGGGCAATTTATCTCATTGATAATCGTCTTCTTTTTTTGGGGTTTTGTTGGTTCTGCCAATGATATCCTGATTCCAGTATTCAAAAAAGTATTTACTTTATCACAAGTACAATCACAATTAGTAGCCTGGGCATTTTATGCGGCATACTTTGTAGGGTCAATTATCTTCTTTTTAATATCACTAAAATCTGATGTTTTACAAAAATTCGGATATAAAAAGACACTTTCTGCGGGATTACTTCTTTCTTCGCTTGGTTCATTTTTATTTGTCCCTGCAGCAACAATGCAAAGTTTCCCATTCTTTTTAACAGCTTTATTTACTGTAGGTTTAGGTTTTTCTATTCAGCAAATTGTAGCTAACCCATTAGCAATTAAAATGGGAAGTCCAAACACAGGAGCACACCGTTTAACTTTAGCAGGAGGTGTAAACTCTTTCGGAACAACTATTGGTGCAATCTTATTAGGAATTGCATTATTTGGGATGGGTGACAACAAAAAAACAAATCTTTCATTAGAGGATATCAAACTACCTTTCATTATTTTAGGTCTTGCCTTTATTGTAGTGGCCGTTTTTATGTATTTTTCTAAAATCGAAGATCCTGCAAAAGCAGATGAAGAAGAGGCTAAAATAGAACACAAACATGCTAAATTCAGCATTTTAGATTACCCACAACTTTATTTGGGTATGTTAGGAATCTTTATCTATGTTGGAACCGAAGTTACAATCATCAGTAATTTACCGGCTTTACTACATACAAATGAATTCGGAAACGTTCTTGAAGATGCAATTGCACCGTTTATCGCTCTATACTGGGGAAGTTTAATGATTGGCCGTTGGAATGGTGGTGTTAACGTTTTCAACACTTCAAACCTGGTTAATACAGCTTTAAAATTCATCGTACCGGCAGTAGCATTCGGAGTAATTATTGGAGCTAATATTTTTGCTGCACATGATGTTTCTTCATTCTACATTTACCCAATCTGGATTTTATTATTCATTGCTGTAAGTTTTGTAGGTGGCAAGAATGCTGGAAAGACTTTAATGCTTTTTGGAATATCAGGTTTATTAATGATGGTTGCCGGATTAGTTTATCCAAATCCTGAAATTGCTAAATTCTTCTTTATTTCTGGAGGTTTATTCTTATCTATCATGTGGCCTTCTATCTTCGATTTAGCAATCGCAGGTTTAGGAAAAAACACAGGAAAAGCATCATCTTTCTTAATTATGATGATTCTTGGAGGTGGAGTTATTCCATTGATTCAGGGAAGTATCTGTGATATCGACTCAACAAGCCCAGGTGGAATATTCGGAATTAGCTGGACACACTTCTCTTACATCGTACCACTTCTTGGTTTTGCTTATTTAGGATTCTATGGTTTCTACTGTCCTAAGATCTTAAAAAGACAAGGAATAAGTCACGTAGAAAGCGAAGGCGGCGGACACTAA
- a CDS encoding LytR/AlgR family response regulator transcription factor, whose protein sequence is MKIKCVLIDDEPLAIKVLQNYFVNFTDFEVIATFNNSLEALDFLNSTPVDAVFLDINMPMMTGFELISLIENKTKVIITTAFREFAAESYDLDVLDYLVKPIPLPRFIKCINKITTEFNVKNNIKVETAKGDSHIFIKVDKKMMKINIEEILFIEGMKEYIKVVTPDKTYITHKSLTSLSEELPADRFLRIHKSYVIALNKVKSIEGNRIQIQSYTIPIGRNYSKDVKNKILE, encoded by the coding sequence ATGAAGATTAAATGCGTATTGATTGATGACGAACCTTTAGCTATCAAAGTCCTGCAAAATTACTTTGTGAATTTTACAGATTTTGAAGTTATTGCCACATTCAATAATTCTTTAGAAGCACTTGACTTCTTAAACAGTACTCCAGTGGATGCTGTTTTTTTGGATATCAATATGCCAATGATGACAGGCTTTGAACTGATTAGTTTAATCGAAAACAAAACTAAAGTTATTATTACAACTGCTTTTAGAGAGTTTGCTGCAGAAAGTTACGATCTGGATGTTTTAGATTATTTAGTAAAACCAATTCCACTGCCAAGATTTATAAAATGCATCAATAAAATCACGACAGAGTTCAATGTCAAAAACAACATAAAAGTTGAAACTGCAAAAGGTGATTCTCATATTTTTATCAAAGTAGATAAAAAGATGATGAAAATTAATATTGAAGAAATTTTATTTATCGAAGGAATGAAAGAATACATTAAAGTAGTTACTCCGGATAAAACCTATATTACACATAAATCTTTAACCTCCTTATCTGAAGAATTACCGGCAGATCGTTTTTTACGTATTCATAAATCTTATGTAATCGCCCTGAATAAGGTAAAATCAATCGAAGGAAATCGTATTCAAATACAATCTTACACCATTCCGATAGGCAGAAACTATAGTAAAGATGTAAAAAACAAAATTCTGGAATAA
- a CDS encoding sensor histidine kinase, translating to MNEIQKLKFNIKLQNHVWFWGSYFTLNFLRWGAYFNDYTYSFKSNLIEFSLHIPLVYFNLFVLVPKYVLKQKYKTYTFSLLLSLFAIYLIKTALTFYIISENIWPEANREYHPFEINHIVAVCIGELYVLAMASSVYLTLTWLRERERNRSLRENQFKIKLKYLENQIQPHFFFNTLNNLYALSLESSDKVPDVIIKLSNLMEYVLYDVKGTKFVPLIKEIDYIQNYIEIEKLRFTNVEARINVESSIEDIVVPPLIFISLVENAFKHGGLNNQNLKIKINCKVIDNKLLDFEILNNFVISQNLNSKGGIGLVNTKKRLKLIYKNNFSLKSSTKLNYYIIRLQIPIHNED from the coding sequence TTGAACGAAATTCAAAAACTAAAATTTAACATTAAACTTCAAAATCATGTTTGGTTTTGGGGCAGTTATTTTACTTTAAATTTTTTAAGATGGGGAGCCTATTTTAATGACTATACCTATTCATTCAAATCAAATCTGATAGAATTCTCTTTGCATATCCCTTTGGTTTATTTTAATCTTTTTGTTTTAGTACCAAAATATGTACTGAAACAGAAATACAAAACTTATACTTTTTCACTTTTACTAAGCTTGTTTGCTATTTACTTAATCAAAACAGCGCTTACCTTTTATATTATATCAGAAAACATTTGGCCAGAAGCCAATCGGGAATATCATCCATTTGAGATTAATCATATAGTAGCCGTTTGTATTGGAGAGCTGTATGTTTTAGCCATGGCTTCCTCTGTTTATTTAACTTTGACATGGCTAAGAGAAAGAGAACGAAACCGTTCACTGAGAGAAAATCAATTTAAAATCAAACTGAAATATCTGGAAAACCAAATCCAGCCACATTTCTTTTTTAACACCTTAAACAACCTATACGCTTTATCTCTGGAATCATCAGACAAAGTTCCTGATGTAATAATCAAACTTTCAAACTTGATGGAATATGTATTGTACGACGTAAAGGGAACCAAGTTTGTTCCACTTATTAAAGAAATTGATTATATCCAGAACTACATTGAAATCGAAAAGCTGCGTTTTACCAATGTTGAAGCCAGAATAAATGTAGAATCAAGTATAGAAGATATTGTGGTACCTCCTCTTATATTTATTTCACTTGTTGAAAATGCCTTTAAACATGGCGGATTAAACAACCAAAACTTAAAAATTAAAATCAATTGCAAAGTTATTGACAATAAACTGTTAGATTTTGAAATCCTAAATAATTTTGTAATTTCACAAAATCTTAATTCAAAAGGCGGAATTGGATTAGTCAATACAAAAAAGAGATTGAAATTAATTTACAAAAATAATTTTAGCTTAAAATCCAGCACTAAATTAAATTACTATATAATCCGTTTGCAAATACCTATTCATAATGAAGATTAA